The genome window GCCTGTGATATTCAAAAAGCGGCCCCACAGCAGCAAGTGGCGCAAACTCAGGCACAGCTAAAAATGACTAAATTTAAAACTCATGCGCCGGTCAGCAGTAATAAAACCGTTGATTTACGTGGCCTGACAACCAAAGTTGCGTTGGATCCACAGCACCCGGCTCAACTCAAAGCATCAGACAAAGTAGAACTGCTGGCACAGACAACAGGGGATACCTATTTGATCCTGCAGGATGTCAAGATGGTGGGTGCCCCTGCTACCACTTACAAAATTTACCTGAGCACTGAACAACAACCAGAACAAAAATTGTACGTCGCTACAATTAACTACTTTGGTGTTGCAGACCACGCACATGCTGGCCACGCTATGGGAGATATGGGCGACCTGGTCTATAAAGTCACAGATCTGGCGCAGCAATTGGGTCATGCAGCGGCAGCCGATCTGATGGTGCATTTTGTTCCTACCAATTTGACTACAACAGAAGTGAAAGAAACGGCCCGCCAAAGTGGTGTCACTGTAGGTCAAATCCGACTGGAAACAGCACCAGCGAAGTAACACAGGTATCAGACAAAACCCGGAGCATTCCGGGTTTGTCTTATGTCATTCACACAGGAGTTTTTATGTCAGACCTTATTCTTCGCCGTGCAGTCAGTCTTGCACTTACAGGGGCCGCTTTGTGCAGTTTTGTATTGCAGGCCGATCAACCTCGTCCCTTGCAAGACCCGCCCCTATTGGATATTAAAAGAGCCCTATTGGCACCACTGACCAAAGCACAACAACAAGCCGGAGCGCCACAACCTGATGAAGCCAGCCTGAACTGGGATGTTGTGTTTACCCGCAGCCAGTTGTGGAATCCAAATACCAACAGTTGGGATCAGGTGAATTTACGCAGCTATCAGGGTAGTAAAATTGATCCTAAAGCACCTTTTGTCGCTCCTACTTTGCGGGTATTTCCCGGCGAAACCATCAGAGCCACTTTAAACAATAAGTTGCCTGTTGATCCAAGTTGCATCAGCCATAGCGAAGGAGTAAACAGCCCACATTGTTTTAATGGCACCAATATGCACACCCATGGTTTGTGGATTAATCCTGCGGGCAACAGCGACAACGTGCTGATTTCTATCAACCCTACAGTGTCGTTTCAATACGAATACAATATTCCGGCTGACCATCCAGCTGGTACTTTCTGGTACCACCCACATCGTCATGGCTCTACAGCCATTCAGGTCGCAAGCGGTATGGCTGGAGCTCTGATCATTCAGGGCACCCGCCAACCGACGAAAGACCGCACTGGTGACATCGATCTGTTATTAACCAGCTCTCCCAACCAGACCTTTAAAGAACGCACCATGGTGTTTCAGCAAATTCAGTATGGCTGTTACACCAAGCCGACCAAACCAGGTGAAGAGCCAGTACTGAAAATCGATGCCAAGGGTGCTTATATCTGCGACCCGACCGATGTCGGCGAAATACTGGATTACGCCGGATTTGGCCCGGGCGGCTGGAGTAAATCTGGCCGCTACACCAGTATCAATGGCGCAGTACAGCCCTTTTTTGCCGACGCCAAAGCAGGTCAGGTCGAACGCTGGCGTATGGTGCATGCCGGGGTACGTGACAGTATCAATTTAAAAGTCGTAAAACTGACTGGTCAGCAATTGCAAGGCCCGGTTTCTGCGGCTGATGAGCAAAAATTACTGCAAAAGTCCTGTACCGGTGCTTTAGTGCCACAGCATCAAATAGCAGCAGATGGTTTAACGCTCAGCGAAATAGATTCCACTGAAGTCACAGTATTTCAGCCGGGTTACCGCTGGGATACGCTGATGATGTTTCCTGAAGGCGGGCAATATTGTGTCATAGACGATGCGGCCGCAGCGTCGGCCAACGTCGATCAAACCCCATCTGAACCACAACTACTGGGTATAGTACAAGTGGCAAATTCAGCTGGGCCAGTGACGTCCACTATAGGTCAACAGTTAATCCAAAGCGCCAAAATTAATATCAGCCCTGATATGCAAAATGCCGTGATAAGCGACTTACAGACAGGCCTGAAATTAAGCCATTTTATCCCTCACCCATCCTTGCCGGAAACCCCGAATAAACAGCATCTGGAGTTTAATATAGAGACAGTGGTGGATAGCGAAACTAAGGAAAAAGTGACCCTTTTTGAAATAGATGGTGAACCTTACAAACCCGGCCGTATCGACCGGGACCTGATTTTAGGCAACACCGACGAATGGATTTTGACCTCAAAACTGGCCAGCCATCCGTTTCATATTCACGTGAATCCATTTCAGGTAGTGGCTGTGTTGGATCCGAATGGTAAAGACGTCAGCGGCGACGATGCAGTAGATGATTTTGACACCAGCAAAAAATTGCCCGATCCGCAGTACAGAGGCATAAAAGGTAAATGGAAAGATACTATGTGGGTAAAAAATGCCATGGGTAAATCCTACACTGTGATAGTCCGCACTAAATACCAGCGTTATATCGGTGATTTTGTATTGCATTGCCATATTCTGGACCATGAAGATCAGGGCATGATGCAAAATGTGCGTATCAGCCTGCCAAGCGCCACGGGTGGAGTCAGCAAAGGCCACCACTAAAAACCTGTACGCAGTGTGGCAAAGTCCACACTGCGTTTTTCACAA of Rheinheimera sp. MM224 contains these proteins:
- a CDS encoding multicopper oxidase family protein; translation: MSDLILRRAVSLALTGAALCSFVLQADQPRPLQDPPLLDIKRALLAPLTKAQQQAGAPQPDEASLNWDVVFTRSQLWNPNTNSWDQVNLRSYQGSKIDPKAPFVAPTLRVFPGETIRATLNNKLPVDPSCISHSEGVNSPHCFNGTNMHTHGLWINPAGNSDNVLISINPTVSFQYEYNIPADHPAGTFWYHPHRHGSTAIQVASGMAGALIIQGTRQPTKDRTGDIDLLLTSSPNQTFKERTMVFQQIQYGCYTKPTKPGEEPVLKIDAKGAYICDPTDVGEILDYAGFGPGGWSKSGRYTSINGAVQPFFADAKAGQVERWRMVHAGVRDSINLKVVKLTGQQLQGPVSAADEQKLLQKSCTGALVPQHQIAADGLTLSEIDSTEVTVFQPGYRWDTLMMFPEGGQYCVIDDAAAASANVDQTPSEPQLLGIVQVANSAGPVTSTIGQQLIQSAKINISPDMQNAVISDLQTGLKLSHFIPHPSLPETPNKQHLEFNIETVVDSETKEKVTLFEIDGEPYKPGRIDRDLILGNTDEWILTSKLASHPFHIHVNPFQVVAVLDPNGKDVSGDDAVDDFDTSKKLPDPQYRGIKGKWKDTMWVKNAMGKSYTVIVRTKYQRYIGDFVLHCHILDHEDQGMMQNVRISLPSATGGVSKGHH